A single region of the Cyanobacteria bacterium FACHB-DQ100 genome encodes:
- a CDS encoding radical SAM protein codes for MTSPFSSERLLFTPATPIADAVPLIFAFPNEYSVGITALGYQVVWATLAARSDLDVARLFTDVHESLPSEPELLGFSMSWELDYVNILGLLESLDIPIWSRDRTDEHPIVFGGGPVLTANPEPFADFFDVFLLGDGEILLDAFINAYQAVRHADRATQLRHLAQVPGIYVPSLYEVTYESAEGAIAAIVPTDSTVPAQVQKQTYRGNTLSASTVVTEQAAWENIFMVEVVRSCPEMCRFCLASYLTLPFRIADVEASLIPAIEQGLKYTDRLGLLGASVTQHPEFENLLDYLNQPQFDQVRLSLSSVRTNTVTEKLTQTLVKHDAKSITIAVESGSDRIRQIINKKLATDEITQAAINAKAGGLSALKLYGMVGLPGEEQEDLEQTVAMMRSLKKAAPGLRLTLGCSTFVPKSHTPFQWFGVNPQSEKRLQFLQKQLRSQGIDFRPESYNWSVIQAILSRGDRRLSKFLELVRNYGDSLGSYRRAFKELKGQLPDLNHYVFDLWELDRVLPWSHLQGALPQTTLEKHLASAIDQFKPLTV; via the coding sequence GTGACTTCTCCTTTCTCGTCCGAACGCCTATTGTTCACGCCTGCAACACCGATCGCAGACGCAGTTCCGCTTATCTTTGCTTTTCCAAACGAATACAGTGTCGGAATTACTGCACTGGGCTATCAAGTCGTTTGGGCAACGCTGGCAGCACGATCGGATCTCGATGTGGCGCGATTGTTTACGGATGTGCATGAATCTTTGCCGTCTGAACCAGAGCTATTGGGCTTTTCGATGTCCTGGGAATTGGATTATGTCAATATTTTGGGACTGTTGGAATCGTTAGATATTCCGATTTGGAGCCGCGATCGCACGGATGAGCATCCGATCGTCTTCGGTGGCGGCCCGGTACTCACCGCGAATCCTGAACCCTTTGCAGATTTCTTTGATGTGTTCTTACTTGGAGATGGAGAAATTCTGCTGGATGCGTTTATCAATGCGTATCAAGCAGTTCGTCACGCCGATCGCGCCACACAACTAAGGCATCTAGCGCAAGTACCGGGAATCTATGTTCCAAGCTTGTATGAAGTGACTTACGAAAGTGCAGAGGGTGCGATCGCGGCAATTGTTCCGACTGATTCGACTGTTCCCGCTCAAGTTCAGAAGCAAACCTATCGCGGCAATACGCTTTCTGCTTCGACTGTTGTGACCGAGCAAGCGGCTTGGGAAAATATCTTTATGGTCGAAGTGGTACGGAGTTGTCCGGAGATGTGCCGTTTCTGTTTAGCAAGTTATCTCACCTTACCGTTTCGGATTGCAGATGTCGAAGCTTCATTGATTCCAGCGATCGAACAGGGCTTGAAGTACACCGATCGATTAGGCTTACTGGGTGCATCGGTGACACAACATCCAGAGTTTGAGAACTTACTGGACTATCTCAATCAGCCCCAGTTTGATCAAGTGCGATTAAGCTTATCTTCGGTACGAACCAATACTGTGACCGAAAAGCTTACACAAACATTGGTGAAACACGATGCAAAGTCCATCACGATCGCTGTTGAAAGTGGCAGCGATCGCATCCGGCAGATTATCAATAAAAAGCTGGCAACCGATGAAATTACCCAAGCTGCAATCAACGCTAAAGCAGGCGGGTTAAGTGCGCTGAAGCTTTACGGCATGGTGGGACTTCCCGGCGAAGAGCAAGAAGATTTAGAACAAACCGTTGCAATGATGCGATCGCTGAAAAAAGCGGCTCCAGGTTTGCGGCTGACCCTTGGATGCAGTACCTTTGTGCCGAAATCACACACTCCGTTTCAATGGTTTGGTGTGAATCCGCAGTCCGAAAAACGCCTACAATTCCTGCAAAAACAACTCCGATCGCAAGGCATTGATTTTCGTCCTGAAAGCTACAACTGGTCTGTGATTCAAGCAATCTTATCGCGAGGTGATCGCCGACTTTCTAAGTTTTTAGAACTCGTCCGTAACTATGGAGATTCACTCGGCAGCTATCGACGAGCATTTAAGGAACTGAAAGGACAGTTACCAGATTTGAATCATTATGTGTTCGATCTCTGGGAACTCGATCGCGTGTTGCCGTGGAGCCATTTACAAGGGGCATTACCGCAAACCACGCTAGAGAAACATTTAGCAAGTGCGATCGATCAGTTCAAACCTTTAACTGTGTAA
- the surE gene encoding 5'/3'-nucleotidase SurE has product MTVILTNDDGIDAPGIRALLSAVNGAGVLVAPSGHYSGCGHQVTTTQPIRVEKRSDREYAIAGTPADCSRIALNYLFPDTKLVLSGINAGGNMGVDVYISGTVAAIREAAFHRVPGIAISQYKKGKIPVDWNRSANLAAKVLQELSDRSYEPGFYWNVNLPYVEPDAPDPKIVFCEPCTQPLPSDFRIEGDDFYYCGNYGARKRDRGSDVDVCLSGQIAITQLKV; this is encoded by the coding sequence ATGACGGTTATCTTGACGAACGACGATGGCATTGATGCGCCGGGAATTCGGGCATTGTTAAGTGCGGTAAATGGAGCCGGAGTGTTGGTTGCGCCGAGCGGTCACTATTCCGGCTGTGGTCATCAAGTGACAACGACTCAACCGATTCGAGTGGAAAAACGCAGCGATCGAGAATATGCGATCGCTGGCACTCCTGCGGATTGTAGTCGCATTGCTCTAAACTATCTTTTTCCTGATACAAAACTGGTTTTATCCGGTATTAACGCAGGTGGGAATATGGGTGTTGATGTTTATATCTCTGGAACGGTTGCAGCCATTCGAGAAGCGGCATTTCATCGCGTTCCAGGGATTGCCATTTCGCAATATAAGAAAGGTAAGATTCCGGTGGATTGGAATCGATCGGCTAATCTCGCCGCGAAAGTTTTGCAGGAATTGAGCGATCGTTCCTATGAGCCGGGATTCTACTGGAATGTAAATCTTCCCTATGTTGAGCCGGATGCGCCTGATCCGAAAATTGTCTTCTGCGAACCTTGCACACAACCGCTTCCGAGTGATTTTCGCATTGAGGGCGATGATTTTTACTACTGTGGTAACTATGGGGCACGAAAGCGCGATCGAGGTTCTGATGTGGATGTTTGCTTATCGGGTCAGATTGCGATTACACAGTTAAAGGTTTGA
- the era gene encoding GTPase Era, whose amino-acid sequence MSEETDIFTIPTAPEDYRSGFVGIIGRPNVGKSTIMNFLVGQKIAITSPVAQTTRNRLRGILTTPEAQIIFVDTPGIHKPHHQLGQVLVRNAKGAIDAVDVVLFVVDCSVELGGGDRYVAELLEQTETPVILGLNKSDQQSDDALDKQYRELAENRGWTIAKFSALQGDHMEALQTAIIEKLEPGPYYYPPDLVTDQPERFIMGELIREQILLLTREEVPHSVAIAIERVVEEPKLTRVFAAINVERPSQKAILLGKGGSMIKTIGTAAREQMQKLIEGKVHLELFVKVLPKWRQSRVRLAEFGYREED is encoded by the coding sequence ATGTCAGAAGAAACAGACATTTTCACGATTCCCACCGCACCCGAAGATTATCGATCGGGCTTTGTCGGCATCATTGGTCGTCCCAATGTTGGCAAGTCCACGATTATGAATTTCCTGGTGGGTCAAAAGATTGCAATCACCTCCCCCGTGGCACAAACTACGCGCAATCGGTTACGCGGCATTCTCACCACTCCTGAGGCTCAGATTATTTTCGTAGACACCCCCGGAATTCATAAACCGCATCATCAACTCGGACAGGTGTTAGTCAGAAATGCTAAGGGCGCGATCGATGCGGTTGATGTGGTCTTATTTGTGGTGGATTGCTCAGTCGAGCTAGGGGGCGGCGATCGCTATGTTGCCGAACTGTTGGAGCAAACGGAAACACCTGTGATTTTGGGTTTAAACAAATCAGATCAGCAGTCTGATGATGCTTTAGATAAACAGTATCGGGAATTAGCAGAAAATAGAGGCTGGACGATCGCGAAATTCTCAGCGCTTCAAGGCGATCACATGGAAGCACTGCAAACCGCTATCATCGAAAAGCTAGAACCGGGGCCATACTACTATCCGCCCGATTTAGTCACCGATCAGCCAGAGCGCTTCATCATGGGCGAACTCATCCGAGAGCAAATTCTACTTTTGACCCGTGAAGAAGTGCCGCATTCAGTCGCGATCGCGATCGAAAGAGTTGTCGAGGAGCCGAAGCTGACACGAGTTTTTGCCGCAATTAACGTCGAGCGTCCTTCACAAAAAGCAATTCTTTTAGGAAAAGGAGGCAGCATGATTAAAACGATCGGTACTGCGGCTCGCGAACAGATGCAAAAACTGATTGAAGGCAAAGTGCATCTAGAGTTATTTGTGAAAGTGCTGCCGAAATGGCGACAATCGCGGGTACGATTGGCTGAATTTGGCTATCGAGAAGAAGATTAA
- a CDS encoding 50S ribosome-binding GTPase, translating to MVRLRIWQWIVLALPIALVVGFLLVAAGLQIQAWGISWIWAIVGLIFFAWRWLLVKWTQPALQQVEAIVAELSEEATELTDSPATEVTRKVEAEVQKILTEAQSDSPLWEDWNTFWQRCLGMIRAIASVYYPEAQKPLLNIYVPQAYTLLRGTVDDLDQWMRQLSPVLNQVTVGQAVQAYEIYQKLEPSARKLWKAWGWAQWLLNPAVAVTKTVTQRSGNQATQELLGNLSQLLREAALRNLARQAIALYSGTTPPALTTIEQPATPKFQTLRGIIAQANPTDVVEQKPVSLLLVGRTGAGKSSVINTLFVEAQAQVDALPSTDQIQDYQWQTETGDTLTLWDTPGYEQVERPELRDRVLDYARNTDLVLLITPALDPALQMDLDFLNELRSLSLPTIAVVTQVDRLRPIREWNPPYNWQFGDRPKEVSIREAVAYRQEVLSHVCSFVLPLVTLGNHREPWGVDALSMSILNTIDPAKQARLARFMRNIDARSAAAAKIIDRYTFQMTTTQGLTTFLKSPILRFISEITTGSPTLAFLLAERIPIEQLPIVIGKLQMAYDLYTLLQPKTPLDLKSLWNLIVDNTATPDRVAWAFGHALTEYWTQNLSINQLEVRYHNYLSPEQQSPK from the coding sequence ATGGTGCGATTGCGGATTTGGCAGTGGATTGTGTTAGCCCTTCCGATCGCGCTTGTGGTCGGATTTCTGCTCGTTGCCGCAGGCTTGCAAATTCAAGCTTGGGGCATTAGCTGGATTTGGGCGATCGTCGGATTAATCTTCTTCGCTTGGCGATGGTTGTTGGTGAAATGGACACAGCCCGCCTTACAGCAAGTCGAAGCCATTGTTGCCGAACTATCTGAGGAAGCAACCGAGTTAACGGATTCACCCGCAACTGAAGTTACTCGAAAAGTTGAAGCCGAAGTCCAAAAGATTTTGACGGAAGCACAATCTGATTCGCCGCTCTGGGAAGACTGGAATACCTTTTGGCAGCGCTGTTTGGGCATGATTCGAGCGATCGCATCAGTCTACTATCCAGAAGCTCAGAAACCCTTATTAAACATCTATGTTCCGCAAGCTTACACATTGTTGCGCGGAACAGTCGATGACTTAGATCAATGGATGCGCCAACTATCCCCTGTGCTAAATCAAGTCACGGTAGGACAAGCAGTACAAGCTTACGAGATCTATCAAAAACTTGAACCCTCCGCCCGAAAACTTTGGAAGGCTTGGGGTTGGGCACAATGGTTACTAAATCCAGCCGTAGCAGTCACTAAAACCGTCACACAGCGTAGCGGCAATCAAGCGACACAAGAACTACTCGGAAATCTCAGTCAGCTATTGCGAGAAGCCGCATTACGCAACTTAGCTCGACAAGCGATCGCGCTTTACAGTGGCACAACTCCCCCGGCTTTAACAACGATCGAGCAACCTGCTACACCCAAGTTTCAAACCCTACGAGGCATCATTGCTCAAGCAAATCCAACGGATGTCGTCGAACAAAAACCTGTCAGCTTATTGTTAGTGGGTCGCACCGGAGCCGGAAAAAGCAGTGTGATCAATACTTTGTTTGTTGAAGCTCAAGCCCAAGTTGATGCGCTTCCTTCAACCGATCAGATTCAGGACTATCAGTGGCAAACAGAAACCGGAGATACACTGACACTCTGGGACACACCCGGATACGAACAAGTCGAGCGTCCTGAACTCCGCGATCGAGTATTAGACTATGCCAGAAACACGGATTTAGTGTTGCTAATCACGCCCGCACTCGATCCAGCCTTACAGATGGACTTAGACTTTCTGAATGAACTACGATCGCTCTCATTACCCACTATTGCAGTCGTCACTCAAGTCGATCGCTTACGTCCAATTCGCGAATGGAATCCACCCTACAACTGGCAATTCGGCGACCGACCCAAAGAAGTCTCTATTCGTGAAGCGGTTGCTTACCGTCAGGAAGTACTAAGTCACGTTTGCTCATTTGTGCTGCCGCTTGTGACCCTTGGAAACCATCGTGAACCTTGGGGAGTAGATGCCCTATCGATGTCGATTCTCAACACGATCGATCCCGCTAAACAAGCCCGTCTTGCTCGATTCATGCGAAACATCGATGCTCGAAGCGCCGCAGCAGCAAAGATTATCGATCGCTACACCTTCCAGATGACCACTACTCAAGGTCTAACTACCTTTCTAAAAAGTCCCATTCTGCGATTCATCTCAGAAATCACAACAGGTTCACCTACGCTTGCATTTCTCTTAGCCGAACGCATTCCGATCGAACAATTGCCGATCGTCATTGGCAAACTACAGATGGCTTACGATCTCTACACACTGCTACAACCTAAAACTCCACTTGACCTTAAATCACTGTGGAACTTGATTGTAGATAACACAGCCACTCCGGATCGGGTTGCTTGGGCGTTTGGTCATGCACTGACCGAATACTGGACACAGAATTTATCGATCAACCAGCTTGAAGTCCGCTATCACAACTATCTCAGCCCTGAGCAACAATCTCCCAAGTGA
- a CDS encoding response regulator transcription factor, protein MRSPGLSITPSFYQASILVIDDETVILESLTSALTQEGYRVLTARDGQHALDIIESLKPEDPAIDLIILDLMLPRLSGLDLCRILRQRGNTVPILILSARASETDIVVGLEVGADDYLTKPFGLRELIARCRALLRRRSQDQPETQAILQYEDITLYLQEYRVFVRGQEINLSPKEFSLLELFMNNPRRVLSREQLLEQVWGISYLGDSKTVDVHIRWLREKLELDPSTPLYITTVRGFGYRFG, encoded by the coding sequence ATGCGGTCGCCTGGACTATCCATTACGCCTAGTTTTTATCAAGCCTCTATCTTAGTGATTGACGATGAAACTGTCATTCTCGAATCGCTCACTTCAGCCCTGACTCAAGAAGGATATCGAGTCTTGACAGCCAGAGATGGACAGCACGCACTGGATATTATTGAATCCCTAAAGCCCGAAGATCCGGCGATCGATCTCATCATCCTCGATCTCATGCTGCCTCGCTTAAGTGGACTTGATTTATGTCGAATTCTGCGTCAGCGAGGAAACACAGTTCCAATTTTGATACTAAGTGCCCGCGCCAGTGAAACTGATATTGTTGTCGGTCTAGAAGTCGGTGCAGATGACTATCTCACCAAGCCGTTTGGACTGAGAGAACTGATTGCACGCTGTCGAGCATTGCTGCGCCGTCGATCGCAAGACCAACCCGAAACACAGGCGATTTTGCAATACGAAGATATCACACTGTATCTGCAAGAGTATCGCGTTTTCGTGCGGGGACAGGAGATCAATCTATCCCCCAAAGAATTCTCCCTGCTAGAACTGTTCATGAACAACCCGCGCCGCGTGCTCTCGCGAGAACAACTGTTAGAACAAGTTTGGGGAATAAGCTATCTAGGTGATTCTAAAACCGTAGATGTGCATATTCGCTGGTTGCGCGAGAAGCTAGAACTTGATCCAAGTACACCGCTATACATTACAACCGTTCGCGGATTTGGCTATCGATTTGGATAG
- the rpsB gene encoding 30S ribosomal protein S2, with protein MPVVSLAQLLESGVHFGHQTRRWNPKMSPYIYTARNGVHIIDLVQTAQLMDTAYNYVRTASEQGKKFLFIGTKRQAAGIIAQEASRCGAYYVNQRWLGGMLTNWATIKTRVERLKDLERREETGGLDLLPKKEASVLRRELERLQKYLGGIKNMRKLPDVIIMVDQRREYNAVQECLKLNIPIVALLDTNCDPDTVDVPIPANDDAIRSIKLIVGRLADAIYEGRHGQLEAEEEYDYEGAEEEYEYDETEVSDDEESAES; from the coding sequence ATGCCAGTTGTTTCGTTGGCTCAACTACTTGAGTCGGGAGTCCACTTTGGGCATCAGACCCGCAGATGGAACCCCAAAATGAGTCCCTACATCTACACCGCTCGTAACGGTGTACACATCATTGACCTGGTGCAAACCGCTCAATTGATGGACACCGCATACAACTACGTGCGGACTGCATCAGAACAAGGGAAAAAATTCTTATTCATCGGCACAAAGCGTCAAGCTGCGGGCATTATTGCTCAAGAAGCAAGTCGCTGCGGCGCATATTACGTCAACCAGCGCTGGCTAGGTGGAATGCTCACCAACTGGGCAACGATCAAAACCCGCGTTGAGCGCCTCAAAGATCTAGAGCGCCGAGAAGAAACAGGCGGACTCGATCTGCTGCCGAAGAAAGAAGCATCGGTGCTGCGTCGGGAATTGGAGCGACTCCAGAAATATCTGGGCGGTATCAAGAATATGCGGAAACTGCCTGATGTGATCATCATGGTCGATCAGCGTCGGGAGTACAACGCAGTTCAAGAATGCCTGAAGTTGAACATTCCGATCGTGGCGCTCCTCGACACCAACTGTGACCCCGATACCGTTGATGTCCCGATTCCGGCAAACGATGACGCGATTCGATCGATCAAGCTGATCGTCGGACGCTTAGCGGATGCAATCTACGAAGGTCGTCACGGTCAACTCGAAGCCGAAGAAGAGTACGACTACGAAGGCGCAGAAGAAGAGTACGAGTACGACGAAACTGAAGTTTCGGACGACGAAGAAAGCGCAGAATCATAG
- the tsf gene encoding translation elongation factor Ts yields MADISAKAVKELREKTGAGMMDCKKALTENGGDMEKSIDWLRKKGIASAGKKEGKITAEGLVDSYIHIGGRIGVLVEVNCQTDFVARNDAFKELVRNIAKQIAASANVEYVRVEDIPAEIVEREKSIEMGKDDIAGKPDNIKEKIVQGRIDKRLNEMCLLPTPYIKDPNITVEELVKQNIAQLGENIRIRRFVRFVLGEGIEKEETDFAAEVAAQMAGGK; encoded by the coding sequence ATGGCAGACATTTCAGCAAAAGCGGTGAAAGAACTGCGCGAAAAGACGGGCGCAGGGATGATGGATTGTAAGAAAGCGCTGACCGAAAACGGCGGCGACATGGAAAAGTCGATCGATTGGCTTCGTAAGAAAGGCATCGCGTCGGCGGGCAAGAAAGAAGGCAAAATCACGGCTGAAGGTCTGGTTGACAGCTATATTCACATCGGCGGACGGATCGGTGTTTTAGTAGAAGTGAACTGCCAAACGGACTTTGTGGCGCGCAACGATGCGTTCAAAGAGCTAGTTCGGAATATTGCTAAGCAGATTGCCGCCAGCGCGAATGTAGAGTATGTCCGCGTTGAAGATATCCCGGCAGAAATTGTCGAGCGGGAAAAATCGATCGAGATGGGCAAAGATGATATCGCTGGCAAGCCCGACAACATTAAGGAAAAGATCGTTCAAGGTCGGATCGATAAGCGCCTGAATGAAATGTGCTTGTTGCCCACTCCTTACATCAAAGATCCGAATATCACCGTTGAAGAATTGGTGAAACAGAACATCGCGCAACTCGGCGAAAATATCCGGATTCGTCGCTTTGTTCGCTTTGTTTTGGGTGAAGGTATCGAGAAGGAAGAAACCGACTTCGCTGCAGAAGTCGCCGCACAAATGGCAGGCGGAAAGTAA